A genomic stretch from Caldalkalibacillus salinus includes:
- a CDS encoding CpaF family protein, with protein MSLLEKIQAQQQQGKAIEKEVDEVSQSQENPTRKELLASVRETTQSGKSKKKANPKVDKEQELKNRIHKQIINEYKDDDIEKVIPKLDTMAIEIMKEDDTFRGKIDRKSVINELVNDLTGFGPINPLLEDEEVTEVMVNGPHQVYCERKGKVELTNVRFRDDDHVMNIIEKIVSPIGRRIDESSPMVDARLPDGSRVNAIIPPLALNGPTITIRKFAKDPFTIHDLISFGTLSEEMAVFLDACVKAKLNVFVSGGTGSGKTTTLNVLSSFIPNDERIVTIEDAAELQLGQDHVVSLESRPPNIEGEGAITIRDLVKNSLRMRPERIIVGEVRSGEALDMLQAMNTGHDGSLATGHSNSPRDMIARLETMVLMAGVDLPVRAIREQIAGAIDVIIQQTRMKDGTRRIVAITEVQGLEGDIVVLQDIFAFQQDGIDADGKIQGRLVPTGVRPKFYERLENSGMEIPPSVFVAEEEWGL; from the coding sequence ATGAGTTTACTAGAAAAAATACAAGCACAACAGCAACAAGGAAAAGCAATAGAAAAAGAAGTTGATGAAGTTTCACAATCTCAAGAGAACCCTACCCGTAAGGAGCTGTTAGCGTCTGTTAGGGAAACGACCCAGAGTGGTAAAAGTAAGAAAAAAGCGAATCCAAAAGTAGATAAAGAGCAGGAGCTTAAAAATAGGATACATAAACAAATAATTAATGAATACAAAGATGACGATATAGAAAAGGTCATTCCTAAACTAGATACTATGGCTATAGAAATCATGAAAGAGGATGACACCTTTAGAGGCAAGATTGATCGCAAATCGGTCATTAACGAACTTGTAAATGATTTAACTGGTTTTGGACCTATCAATCCTCTCCTTGAAGATGAAGAGGTAACAGAGGTTATGGTTAATGGTCCTCATCAAGTTTACTGTGAACGCAAAGGTAAAGTTGAACTAACCAACGTTCGTTTTCGTGATGATGACCACGTTATGAATATTATTGAAAAAATTGTATCTCCGATTGGAAGAAGAATTGACGAGAGTAGTCCAATGGTTGATGCACGTTTACCGGACGGTTCCCGTGTAAACGCCATAATCCCGCCCCTCGCATTAAATGGACCTACCATAACAATTCGTAAATTCGCCAAGGATCCGTTCACGATTCACGACCTCATTAGCTTTGGTACGTTATCAGAAGAGATGGCCGTCTTTTTAGACGCATGTGTTAAAGCTAAGTTGAATGTTTTCGTAAGTGGGGGTACAGGTTCAGGTAAGACGACGACCCTTAACGTTTTATCTTCTTTTATACCGAATGATGAACGTATCGTCACCATTGAGGATGCTGCCGAGCTACAACTTGGACAGGATCACGTTGTATCTCTTGAGTCTAGACCACCTAACATTGAAGGGGAAGGGGCCATCACGATTCGTGATCTCGTAAAAAACTCTTTACGTATGAGACCCGAACGCATCATTGTCGGTGAGGTACGTAGTGGTGAAGCCTTGGACATGTTACAGGCCATGAACACTGGTCACGATGGTTCACTAGCGACAGGTCACTCTAATAGTCCACGTGATATGATTGCCCGCCTGGAAACCATGGTATTAATGGCTGGGGTGGACTTACCGGTACGAGCGATACGTGAACAAATTGCTGGTGCAATTGATGTTATCATTCAGCAAACTCGAATGAAAGACGGGACAAGAAGAATAGTGGCCATAACCGAAGTCCAAGGGTTAGAAGGTGATATTGTTGTTTTACAAGACATATTCGCTTTCCAACAAGATGGTATAGATGCTGACGGTAAAATCCAAGGACGCTTAGTTCCGACAGGTGTTCGTCCGAAATTCTACGAACGGTTGGAGAACTCAGGGATGGAAATTCCTCCTTCCGTCTTTGTAGCTGAAGAGGAGTGGGGTCTATGA
- a CDS encoding type II secretion system F family protein, producing the protein MIYVVTLMFGITSLLVFYLIFNTLFLSDRRTSKRMRKYLDAGDNQRVDKQLVNFFVNMKVLKKQAAQQAAERSSKDKELVHMLHRGGVPLKPEEYNMFKWIITIVLGLLLYAIAGNMLFLFVGAAVGYTAPKFWLKQKEKQRTKKFNDNLADTLSTIVGSLRAGFSFPQALKTVVDDADEGPIKEEFGTVLKEMQYGSTLEESLNALKERMPSEDLDLMVQAVVIQRQVGGNLAQVLEGLTNTIRDRVKIQRQIVTLTAQGKLSGRIIGALPVILGFAMYFIDSDYIMILFNTAIGLGMVIFGVIAGGIGFYLVNKVTDIEV; encoded by the coding sequence ATGATCTATGTTGTCACATTAATGTTTGGAATCACCTCTCTTCTTGTTTTTTACCTCATCTTTAACACCTTATTTCTTTCAGATCGTCGCACTTCTAAAAGAATGAGAAAGTATTTAGACGCTGGGGACAATCAGAGAGTAGATAAGCAGCTCGTTAACTTTTTTGTGAATATGAAAGTCCTGAAGAAACAAGCAGCTCAACAAGCAGCTGAACGTAGTAGCAAAGATAAAGAATTGGTTCATATGTTACATCGAGGAGGTGTACCGTTAAAGCCTGAAGAGTACAATATGTTTAAATGGATTATCACAATCGTGCTCGGATTGTTACTTTACGCAATTGCAGGGAATATGCTCTTTTTATTTGTCGGTGCAGCTGTGGGTTATACGGCTCCTAAGTTTTGGCTCAAGCAAAAAGAAAAGCAGAGAACTAAGAAATTTAACGATAATTTAGCGGATACTTTATCTACTATTGTAGGTTCACTACGTGCCGGTTTTAGTTTCCCACAGGCACTTAAAACGGTTGTAGATGATGCTGATGAAGGTCCGATTAAGGAAGAATTTGGAACTGTCTTAAAGGAAATGCAATATGGTAGTACACTAGAAGAATCATTAAATGCACTAAAGGAACGCATGCCGAGTGAGGATTTGGATTTAATGGTTCAGGCGGTTGTTATACAGCGGCAGGTTGGGGGGAACCTTGCTCAAGTCTTAGAGGGGTTAACAAACACCATACGCGATAGAGTTAAGATTCAAAGACAAATTGTAACTTTGACTGCACAAGGTAAACTTTCAGGAAGAATCATAGGTGCACTTCCTGTCATTTTAGGATTTGCAATGTATTTTATCGACAGTGACTATATTATGATATTATTCAATACTGCAATTGGTTTAGGTATGGTTATATTTGGTGTGATTGCAGGAGGAATAGGCTTTTATCTTGTAAATAAAGTTACAGACATAGAGGTGTAG
- a CDS encoding CpaF family protein: protein MNEYEWLELKREVQNKIDLSTSVSDSDLQQEIEETVFHYAKQQYIGVKEKKALVERIFHSLRGLDILQPLMDDPHITEIMINSPREIFIEREGKVYQEKVLFENQQKLEDIIQLIVGKVNRIVNESTPIVDARLEDGSRVHVVLPPIAIKGPTLTIRKFPQKPITMDQLIQWGSISKEAALFLQSLVQAKFNIFIGGGTGSGKTTFLNVLSSFIPAEERVITIEDSAELQIQNIPNLVNLETRNPNTEGKGGISIKDLIRASLRMRPNRIVVGEVRGSEALDMLQAMNTGHDGSLSTGHANSTHDMLSRLETMVLMGASLPVEVIRKQISSAIDIMIHLSRLRDMTRRVTEISEVLGVEDGEIKLNPLYVFEEQEERDSFGAIESSQNVHHSKLAQAESRPGKVVGELKPTGRVLQKDFKLKLAGVQNPLISM from the coding sequence ATGAATGAATATGAGTGGTTAGAACTAAAAAGAGAAGTCCAAAACAAAATAGACTTATCTACGTCTGTATCCGACAGCGACCTTCAGCAAGAAATTGAAGAAACTGTATTTCATTATGCTAAACAGCAATATATCGGTGTAAAAGAAAAGAAAGCACTAGTCGAACGTATTTTTCACTCACTAAGAGGGTTGGATATCCTACAGCCGTTAATGGATGATCCACACATTACTGAGATCATGATTAATAGTCCTAGGGAGATATTTATTGAGCGCGAAGGTAAGGTTTACCAGGAGAAAGTATTATTTGAAAATCAACAAAAGTTAGAGGACATCATCCAGCTTATTGTCGGTAAAGTTAACCGCATTGTCAATGAATCGACTCCAATTGTAGACGCTAGGCTAGAGGATGGTTCACGGGTGCATGTGGTACTACCTCCCATTGCTATAAAGGGGCCAACGTTAACGATTCGAAAATTCCCACAGAAACCCATAACGATGGATCAGTTAATTCAATGGGGATCGATATCAAAGGAAGCGGCCCTTTTTTTGCAAAGTTTGGTCCAAGCCAAGTTTAATATTTTTATAGGAGGAGGAACAGGGTCAGGAAAAACAACTTTTCTCAATGTATTATCCAGCTTTATTCCTGCTGAAGAGCGGGTGATTACAATTGAGGATTCTGCAGAGTTACAGATTCAAAATATTCCTAACCTCGTAAATTTGGAGACGCGAAACCCAAACACTGAAGGTAAAGGCGGTATATCTATTAAGGACCTTATTCGGGCATCGTTACGTATGCGCCCTAATCGTATCGTTGTAGGTGAAGTGAGAGGATCAGAGGCTTTGGACATGCTACAAGCTATGAATACAGGACACGATGGTTCTTTATCTACGGGGCACGCCAACTCCACTCACGATATGCTTAGTCGCTTAGAAACAATGGTATTAATGGGTGCCTCTTTACCAGTGGAGGTCATCAGAAAGCAAATATCCTCTGCTATTGATATTATGATTCACTTGTCACGACTCAGAGATATGACTAGAAGAGTAACGGAGATTAGCGAAGTGCTCGGTGTAGAGGATGGAGAAATTAAATTGAACCCATTATATGTTTTTGAGGAGCAGGAGGAAAGAGACAGCTTTGGGGCTATTGAAAGCTCACAGAACGTTCATCACTCTAAATTAGCGCAAGCGGAATCCAGACCTGGTAAGGTTGTGGGTGAGTTGAAGCCTACAGGTCGGGTGTTGCAAAAAGACTTTAAGTTAAAACTTGCAGGTGTTCAAAACCCGTTAATATCCATGTAA
- a CDS encoding Flp family type IVb pilin encodes MKKKLTGLIHEEEGQGMTEYGLVLGVIAVSVLVIIATLREEIVKLYKEAVTNIQSRGSTSS; translated from the coding sequence ATGAAGAAAAAGTTAACAGGACTTATTCACGAAGAAGAAGGACAAGGGATGACTGAGTACGGTTTAGTATTAGGTGTTATTGCAGTTTCAGTACTTGTAATTATAGCCACATTAAGAGAAGAGATTGTAAAGCTTTATAAAGAAGCAGTAACAAACATCCAGTCACGTGGAAGTACTAGTTCATAA
- a CDS encoding TadE/TadG family type IV pilus assembly protein, which produces MMKRIWRNSLVKDQKGQSLLEFAIVIPLLLLLVIGIFDFGRVMYTYMQVNITTQEAARLGGLGNDDETIEQHAKNNLHLGNPEKLIVKTNPSYDERGPGDYMTVQLEYPVNFITPFMNNILNSPHIVHADSTIRVE; this is translated from the coding sequence ATGATGAAAAGAATTTGGAGAAATTCTCTTGTCAAAGATCAAAAAGGACAATCATTGCTTGAGTTCGCTATTGTCATTCCCCTTTTACTGTTACTTGTCATAGGCATCTTTGATTTTGGCCGTGTGATGTACACCTATATGCAGGTCAATATCACAACACAAGAAGCAGCGAGGCTGGGTGGACTTGGCAATGATGACGAGACAATCGAGCAACACGCTAAGAATAATTTACATTTAGGGAACCCTGAGAAACTGATAGTGAAGACAAACCCAAGTTATGATGAAAGAGGCCCTGGGGATTATATGACAGTACAGTTAGAATATCCTGTAAACTTTATTACCCCGTTTATGAATAACATTCTGAATAGTCCACACATTGTCCATGCTGATTCAACCATTCGAGTAGAGTAG
- a CDS encoding TadE/TadG family type IV pilus assembly protein has product MWSKIKHLVKKESGNSIVMVALSLGALLSMTGLVIDGGTMYVTKSHLQKTANAAALSGAQELTNKEDEVRRVAKEVLERHGESESLENIKVQMEDRVDVFLTKPVDLNFVGIFGIEQADVKVYAAAEILPMNESTGMAPFSVPNNVPIRSPEDPEYDESEDIHTIKFKPGNDKDDAEVDKEGSTSDYGILSYEYTYVDTNDPETCCTEKDEHYPEGGSGNDRYRHDFKYGSESWIEIGDVVGVETGQNNKGTMEAMDYRWENCPYKDGSVEDPWKYRDCTRVILLPRTEDANTKTGTNKKYRVTGFAYFFIIEPYNNGKKEIKGHFVEKADTGYGRDGDKTENSGAFAIRLTE; this is encoded by the coding sequence ATGTGGTCTAAAATTAAGCACCTTGTAAAAAAGGAAAGCGGTAATTCCATTGTCATGGTTGCCTTATCACTAGGGGCCTTATTATCTATGACAGGTCTAGTTATTGATGGTGGAACAATGTACGTGACCAAAAGCCATCTTCAAAAGACCGCCAATGCAGCTGCATTGTCAGGTGCTCAAGAATTAACTAATAAAGAAGATGAAGTAAGAAGAGTGGCTAAGGAAGTCTTAGAAAGACATGGCGAGTCGGAGAGCTTAGAGAATATTAAGGTACAGATGGAAGATAGAGTAGACGTTTTTCTTACCAAGCCAGTTGATCTAAATTTTGTAGGGATATTTGGGATTGAGCAGGCAGATGTGAAAGTATACGCTGCAGCCGAAATACTACCGATGAACGAAAGCACAGGGATGGCACCATTCTCAGTACCGAACAATGTTCCTATTAGATCACCTGAGGACCCTGAATATGATGAAAGTGAAGACATTCATACCATTAAGTTTAAACCAGGGAACGATAAAGATGATGCGGAGGTGGATAAGGAAGGGAGTACATCAGACTACGGGATTTTAAGTTATGAGTATACGTATGTCGATACAAATGATCCTGAAACCTGCTGTACTGAAAAAGACGAACATTATCCTGAAGGTGGTAGCGGTAACGATAGATATAGACATGACTTTAAATATGGCTCCGAATCTTGGATCGAAATAGGAGACGTTGTCGGCGTTGAAACAGGGCAAAATAACAAGGGGACAATGGAGGCTATGGATTATCGCTGGGAGAATTGTCCTTACAAGGATGGCAGTGTTGAGGATCCTTGGAAATACCGTGACTGTACACGGGTCATTTTATTGCCTAGAACAGAGGATGCAAATACTAAGACGGGGACCAATAAAAAATATAGAGTAACCGGTTTTGCTTATTTCTTCATTATTGAGCCATATAATAATGGTAAAAAGGAAATTAAGGGTCATTTTGTAGAGAAAGCAGATACTGGTTATGGTAGAGATGGAGATAAAACAGAAAACTCAGGCGCATTCGCAATTAGACTAACGGAGTAG
- a CDS encoding AAA family ATPase → MSEQEQLREQFLNQERDSVGSSNHSRGEMIAICSPKGGVGKTVLAINLAVALSKRNIKTALLDGDFQFGDVTLCMDLNDSFSIKDLDDELEELDDFTLDSHMLRHESGVKVLAAPDRPEYAETITPIVIEKVTRILLGMYDYVIVDTGVGFQDQNLHLLEKADQILVLTNLEMSTLKNTKLFVETLEILGLREKARVVINRATMDSVIKASEVPDILGEEAPIFIPNEPQMVSQSLNTGIPFVTSFPKSDMAKSLHQMAEQLSSRREISFLETKETSLLKSMFRKTFLKERT, encoded by the coding sequence ATGTCAGAGCAAGAGCAATTACGCGAACAATTCCTTAATCAGGAAAGAGATAGCGTAGGAAGTAGTAATCATAGTCGCGGAGAGATGATCGCTATATGTAGTCCGAAGGGCGGCGTAGGAAAAACGGTCTTAGCGATCAACCTCGCAGTAGCTCTTTCTAAGAGAAACATTAAAACTGCCTTGCTAGACGGGGACTTTCAGTTTGGAGACGTCACGCTGTGTATGGATTTGAACGACTCCTTTTCAATTAAAGACTTAGATGATGAATTAGAAGAGCTCGATGACTTCACGTTAGATAGTCACATGTTAAGACACGAAAGTGGCGTGAAGGTATTAGCTGCTCCAGACCGCCCAGAGTATGCCGAGACCATCACCCCTATCGTGATCGAAAAAGTGACTCGTATTTTGCTAGGAATGTATGATTACGTGATTGTAGATACAGGAGTAGGTTTCCAAGACCAAAACTTGCATCTACTAGAAAAAGCAGATCAAATACTTGTACTAACGAATCTAGAAATGTCGACACTGAAGAACACGAAGTTGTTTGTGGAGACGTTGGAAATACTAGGTTTAAGGGAGAAAGCTAGAGTTGTAATTAATCGTGCGACGATGGACAGTGTCATTAAGGCATCGGAAGTGCCAGATATTTTAGGGGAAGAAGCGCCGATTTTTATCCCAAATGAGCCACAGATGGTGTCACAATCATTAAATACGGGTATCCCGTTCGTTACGAGTTTTCCAAAATCGGACATGGCAAAGTCTTTACATCAAATGGCTGAGCAGCTCTCCTCTCGTCGGGAAATTAGTTTCTTAGAAACGAAAGAAACGTCGTTGTTGAAATCAATGTTCCGAAAAACTTTCCTAAAGGAGAGGACGTAA
- a CDS encoding type II secretion system F family protein translates to MFLVMISFFITMTLVIYFFLSFFDRGKKHDIEKEKRRRLAHFTGEDGELFVGEKDDSSLVGRIFLPFWRELRRSFKKKMPGEKQAKIEVKLLQAGNPFGITAVEYRLGQISLAILLPIIVGIWSIFADIGLGGQLFMIIIAVVVGLFLPSMYIKSKTQQRYKQALKELPDTLDLLTVSLEAGLGFDAALSKLVQKRSGVLSQEFHRSLEEIRLGKTRKEALNGIRERLAVDQVSNVIGNIIQAERLGIGLVQVMRVQSADVRDQRKQRAEEEAMKAPVKMLFPLVLFIFPSIFIVVVGPAAIGFVDAMSSM, encoded by the coding sequence ATGTTTTTAGTAATGATAAGTTTTTTTATCACAATGACACTCGTGATTTATTTCTTTCTATCCTTCTTTGACCGAGGTAAAAAACATGATATTGAGAAGGAGAAGAGGAGGAGGCTTGCTCACTTTACAGGTGAAGACGGTGAATTATTCGTCGGCGAAAAAGATGATTCAAGCTTAGTTGGGCGTATCTTTCTACCCTTCTGGAGAGAGTTAAGAAGGAGTTTTAAGAAGAAAATGCCCGGGGAAAAACAAGCAAAGATTGAAGTTAAATTACTGCAGGCTGGAAACCCATTTGGTATTACTGCTGTTGAGTACCGCTTAGGACAAATCTCTCTAGCTATTTTATTGCCTATCATTGTTGGCATCTGGTCTATATTTGCAGACATTGGTTTAGGCGGTCAATTATTTATGATTATTATTGCCGTAGTAGTAGGTTTGTTTCTTCCTAGTATGTACATCAAATCGAAAACACAGCAGCGTTACAAACAAGCACTAAAAGAGCTGCCGGATACATTAGATTTATTAACGGTAAGTTTAGAGGCAGGTCTTGGGTTTGATGCTGCCTTAAGTAAACTCGTTCAAAAACGTTCAGGTGTGCTCAGTCAGGAATTTCATCGTAGTCTAGAAGAAATTCGCTTAGGTAAAACACGAAAAGAAGCTCTTAATGGTATAAGAGAACGTTTAGCTGTTGACCAAGTTTCAAATGTTATCGGAAATATTATTCAAGCTGAACGACTTGGAATTGGTCTAGTACAGGTGATGCGTGTCCAATCTGCAGATGTTAGGGATCAACGAAAACAAAGAGCAGAGGAAGAAGCCATGAAGGCACCGGTTAAAATGCTATTTCCACTCGTATTATTTATATTCCCTAGTATTTTTATCGTTGTAGTTGGCCCTGCTGCAATTGGTTTTGTAGACGCAATGAGCAGTATGTAA
- the cpaB gene encoding Flp pilus assembly protein CpaB: MRTKFILVLAILMAGATTFFFFNNVKDSYEAETEFTSNMIDVYVATQVIERNQKISADMLEQITVPDAGVHPNAIRSIENAEGLYATARIEPDEIILSHRVLSEKEENLFVSRKIEEGNRAVSLDVDFVRSVSNLIEPEDTVDILQTLCQSSPDPLRSQDCETEVIQNDVRVLAVGRKMLEPNSPEDYVSYSAITLELPLDETLDLVSESKVGDISFILQSRIIPSDAQQAESGTETEETENESESESN; this comes from the coding sequence ATGAGGACAAAATTTATATTAGTTTTGGCAATACTCATGGCAGGAGCAACAACATTCTTTTTCTTTAATAACGTGAAGGACTCATATGAAGCAGAAACAGAATTTACTTCCAATATGATTGATGTGTACGTGGCAACACAAGTCATCGAGAGAAACCAAAAAATCTCAGCAGACATGTTAGAACAGATAACCGTTCCAGATGCAGGTGTACATCCAAACGCCATTCGTAGCATTGAAAATGCTGAAGGATTATATGCGACCGCACGTATAGAACCCGATGAAATTATATTATCTCATCGAGTTTTGTCGGAAAAAGAGGAAAATCTCTTTGTATCTAGAAAGATAGAAGAAGGAAATCGTGCTGTATCATTAGATGTGGATTTTGTACGCTCTGTATCTAACTTGATAGAACCGGAAGATACCGTAGATATATTGCAAACACTGTGTCAGAGTTCTCCTGATCCACTGAGAAGTCAAGATTGTGAGACAGAAGTGATTCAGAATGATGTAAGGGTACTCGCAGTTGGACGTAAGATGTTAGAACCAAACAGTCCAGAAGACTATGTCTCTTATAGTGCAATTACATTAGAGCTTCCACTTGACGAAACATTAGATCTTGTTAGCGAGTCAAAAGTCGGAGACATCTCATTCATATTACAGAGTCGTATCATACCTTCTGATGCACAGCAGGCGGAGTCCGGGACTGAGACTGAAGAGACTGAAAACGAGTCTGAGTCCGAGTCCAATTAA
- a CDS encoding NUDIX hydrolase — MTHRFKLITAVHLFLVKEDHILLLRRYNTGYEDGKYSVVAGHLDGGEEVKTAMMREAREEAGIEIKPEHLEVVGVMHRQSTDERIDFFLTCHEWNGNVTNMEPHKCDELAWYPIDGLPSNIIPYVQRAIHNYQSGEWFDSYGWEKSQVSIK; from the coding sequence ATGACCCATCGATTCAAACTCATTACAGCCGTACACTTATTTTTAGTAAAAGAGGACCACATTCTACTTCTGAGACGGTACAACACTGGTTACGAAGATGGTAAGTATAGCGTCGTAGCAGGTCATCTTGATGGTGGTGAAGAAGTCAAAACAGCGATGATGAGAGAAGCACGGGAGGAAGCTGGAATAGAGATAAAACCTGAACATTTAGAAGTGGTTGGCGTCATGCATCGTCAGTCAACGGATGAACGTATCGATTTCTTTTTAACTTGCCATGAGTGGAATGGTAACGTGACGAATATGGAACCTCACAAGTGTGATGAATTAGCTTGGTATCCGATAGATGGTTTACCGTCAAACATCATTCCTTATGTGCAAAGAGCTATACATAACTATCAATCTGGAGAATGGTTCGATTCTTATGGCTGGGAAAAGTCCCAAGTTTCTATTAAATAG
- a CDS encoding AAA family ATPase, translating into MIEQDQEYVDLLLQYIRTTKKGKDVRVSHFTDVALFYKQSTQLNADVILIHESLIGPQFDSSIVPTSSLCFMLTEQKQSQVMLEGDDSIDVVFKYQPYSKLLHSIRQSMNKSKEIRMSSKDNSSKVIAVHSSSGGTGTTTLSLTFSSQLSLFDLNVLYVNLEEMNSITSFLTTEEEDVFSKLLYYAQSERGADKLEQQLLSCIRFDPKWKMDYIPPLHLPEELNELSYDNVTTLIRAIRQLQYDYIILDVGHLNMTVRDAILSSSHQIFWMMNDCFHSVNKTKRHVELLQYKDEQKTKAWLAKTFFLCNKYTGQRTTLAFTQDWSVTEYLPYIPEWKNIVSKDQMLTSQVFNEKLIRLQQRLSTEGRAVHE; encoded by the coding sequence GTGATAGAACAAGACCAAGAATATGTTGATCTTTTGCTTCAATATATTAGAACAACTAAAAAGGGGAAGGATGTGAGAGTTTCCCATTTCACAGATGTGGCTTTATTCTATAAACAAAGTACACAATTAAATGCAGATGTCATCCTCATTCATGAGTCATTAATAGGCCCACAGTTTGACTCGTCTATCGTCCCAACGTCATCGTTATGCTTCATGCTAACAGAACAAAAACAATCGCAGGTCATGTTGGAAGGCGATGACAGCATTGATGTGGTATTCAAGTATCAGCCTTATAGTAAACTGCTCCATTCTATAAGACAATCCATGAATAAGAGTAAAGAAATACGGATGAGTAGCAAAGATAATAGTAGCAAAGTCATCGCTGTACATTCCTCTTCTGGGGGGACAGGTACAACGACTCTATCACTGACATTCTCTTCTCAACTCTCTCTATTTGATTTAAACGTTCTGTATGTCAATTTGGAGGAAATGAATTCGATCACATCCTTTCTTACTACAGAGGAAGAAGATGTATTCTCTAAACTATTATATTATGCACAGTCTGAGCGTGGGGCTGATAAGCTTGAACAGCAATTGTTAAGTTGTATCCGTTTCGACCCGAAATGGAAAATGGACTATATCCCACCTTTACACCTACCCGAGGAACTTAATGAACTATCTTATGATAATGTGACAACTCTTATACGGGCGATTCGTCAATTGCAATACGATTATATTATTTTAGATGTTGGACATTTGAATATGACCGTTCGAGACGCCATATTGTCTAGTTCGCACCAAATCTTTTGGATGATGAATGATTGTTTCCATAGTGTGAACAAAACGAAGCGTCATGTTGAATTACTCCAGTACAAAGATGAGCAGAAGACCAAGGCGTGGTTGGCCAAGACTTTTTTTCTATGTAATAAATATACAGGACAAAGAACGACGCTAGCATTCACACAGGACTGGTCTGTCACGGAGTATCTACCTTACATCCCCGAATGGAAAAATATTGTGAGCAAAGATCAAATGTTGACATCTCAAGTCTTCAATGAAAAACTTATACGTTTGCAACAACGCCTCAGTACTGAAGGGAGGGCTGTCCATGAATGA
- a CDS encoding prepilin peptidase — protein MWFDILLVIILTICVATDIKSRRIYNKFIFPTLLIALISHLFYGGWEALLGAFLGFLVGLGILLIPYLLGGMGAGDVKLLALIGAIKGTTFVIDTALYMAILGGLMAIFILLFRPGWKNRFKAIFYFLYALRYGVKIPLGMKRKGMQATYPYGVPIAAGALLCLFAEGWRIL, from the coding sequence GTGTGGTTTGATATTTTACTCGTCATAATCCTAACAATTTGTGTTGCAACAGATATTAAAAGTAGAAGAATCTACAATAAATTTATATTTCCCACATTACTGATTGCCCTTATTTCTCATTTGTTCTACGGTGGATGGGAAGCTTTGTTAGGGGCTTTTTTAGGCTTTCTAGTAGGGTTGGGTATCCTTTTAATCCCGTATCTGTTAGGAGGAATGGGTGCTGGGGATGTGAAGCTCTTGGCTCTAATCGGCGCAATTAAAGGTACAACATTTGTGATAGACACAGCACTCTATATGGCCATATTAGGTGGATTAATGGCTATCTTCATCCTCCTATTTAGACCAGGTTGGAAAAATAGATTCAAGGCAATCTTTTATTTTCTATACGCTTTAAGATATGGGGTTAAAATTCCTTTAGGGATGAAGAGGAAGGGAATGCAGGCAACATATCCTTATGGTGTACCTATTGCTGCCGGTGCATTATTATGCTTATTTGCGGAAGGATGGAGAATTTTATGA